One stretch of Danio rerio strain Tuebingen ecotype United States chromosome 6, GRCz12tu, whole genome shotgun sequence DNA includes these proteins:
- the LOC141386390 gene encoding cytochrome c oxidase subunit NDUFA4-like encodes MEILRMMHRQAKKHPGLIPQFVFMSVGVCGASLYLIRLARGPHISWDRRNNPEPWNKLSPTQQLKLVAVTTDYKCLKKEGPDF; translated from the exons ATGGAGATCCTCAGAATGATGCACCGGCAGGCTAAAAAACACCCCGGG CTCATCCCTCAGTTCGTCTTCAtgtctgtgggtgtgtgtggAGCGTCTCTTTATCTGATCCGGCTGGCTCGAGGACCACACATcag CTGGGACAGGAGGAATAACCCAGAGCCATGGAACAAACTCAGCCCGACCCAGCAGCTGAAG TTGGTGGCCGTCACCACAGACTATAAGTGTCTGAAGAAGGAAGGACCTG